A single genomic interval of Saccharospirillum mangrovi harbors:
- a CDS encoding GFA family protein has product MSKTLYGGCQCGSIRFSAKSLLDNPHVCHCRMCQKASGNFFSALVGVPLNDFTWTRGNPHVFRSSEFVERGFCHKCGTPLFFKHDKNAHISMTIGSFDEPKDIPLEFQLGMESRLPQVDQLAHLKDYGSTEQNDPDGSTGIKDTNRQHPDHETTEWPVP; this is encoded by the coding sequence ATGAGTAAGACCTTATACGGCGGTTGCCAATGTGGAAGCATACGCTTTTCCGCCAAAAGCCTTCTGGACAATCCTCACGTCTGCCATTGCCGTATGTGTCAAAAAGCCTCTGGCAACTTTTTCTCTGCGCTGGTTGGTGTTCCATTAAACGATTTCACCTGGACTCGGGGTAACCCTCACGTATTCCGAAGCTCTGAATTTGTAGAGCGCGGGTTTTGTCATAAATGCGGCACTCCGCTATTTTTCAAGCACGACAAAAATGCCCACATATCGATGACCATTGGCTCGTTCGATGAACCCAAAGACATACCACTGGAATTCCAGTTGGGCATGGAAAGTCGCCTGCCCCAGGTTGATCAGCTTGCACATCTGAAAGACTACGGCTCAACTGAACAAAATGACCCGGACGGCTCTACAGGTATCAAAGACACAAACAGACAACACCCAGACCATGAAACGACCGAGTGGCCAGTTCCTTAG
- a CDS encoding VOC family protein, protein MTSTLTDAQVNVYADDLEALALFYRALGMDERFRFPATGAAEHIEVSVGTFTLGLTSREALTRLTGLATEQGPSQSEVVLWCNDVAALFEKAQQCGASALVPPKVFNGRIEAAWVQDPEGNRVKLVASVEPENTLTDA, encoded by the coding sequence GTGACTTCAACCCTTACGGATGCTCAAGTGAACGTCTATGCCGATGACCTAGAGGCACTAGCTCTCTTCTATCGGGCGTTGGGTATGGACGAAAGGTTTCGATTTCCGGCTACAGGTGCCGCTGAACATATCGAGGTTTCCGTAGGTACATTCACGCTTGGCCTCACAAGCCGTGAGGCACTTACGCGGCTTACGGGCCTTGCTACCGAACAAGGCCCATCGCAATCCGAAGTTGTATTGTGGTGCAACGACGTTGCTGCACTGTTTGAGAAAGCCCAACAATGCGGTGCCTCGGCGCTTGTACCACCGAAGGTGTTTAATGGTCGCATTGAAGCGGCGTGGGTTCAGGACCCGGAAGGCAATCGAGTGAAACTGGTGGCGTCGGTAGAGCCAGAGAACACCCTTACCGATGCCTAA